One window of the Verrucomicrobiales bacterium genome contains the following:
- a CDS encoding glycosyltransferase: MPTFSIITPSYQNLNWLKLCAASIRDQGVSLEHIVQDSCSRDGTPEWLSGRQDLVGVVEKDRGMYDAVNRGFARASGEILAYLNCDEQYLPGALAQVGDYFARHPSVEMVFADALVVDPQGRYLCERRASTPQALHTLVSNNLSILTAATFFRKSVFADRGLAFDPRLKSVGDAEWVLRLLQAKVRMAVLPLLTSAFTDTGCNMNTRPELQAEKDDLMQRAPAWARAGRSLIVAHYRLRRLFAGHYLPSPPYNYSIYTHSHPDQRQEFSVLKPQFRWDRVAAPAPEIVPAPQEVVERPALAIGTRGGLTSGTPEKDLPARLAP, from the coding sequence CTCCGAGCTACCAGAATCTCAACTGGCTCAAGCTCTGCGCGGCGTCCATCCGCGATCAAGGAGTTTCCTTGGAGCACATCGTGCAGGACTCCTGTTCTCGCGACGGCACTCCCGAATGGCTGAGCGGACGGCAAGATTTGGTCGGTGTCGTGGAGAAGGATCGTGGCATGTATGACGCCGTGAATCGGGGTTTTGCCCGTGCCTCGGGCGAGATCCTTGCCTATCTGAACTGCGACGAGCAGTATCTCCCAGGTGCGCTGGCGCAGGTCGGCGACTATTTTGCCCGACATCCCTCGGTTGAGATGGTATTTGCCGATGCCCTGGTGGTGGATCCTCAGGGGCGTTACCTATGTGAGAGACGTGCGAGTACTCCCCAAGCCTTGCACACCTTGGTGAGTAACAATCTTTCGATACTCACGGCAGCTACCTTCTTCAGAAAATCTGTTTTCGCAGACCGTGGTTTGGCGTTCGATCCGCGTTTGAAGAGCGTAGGTGATGCCGAGTGGGTGCTCCGACTGCTCCAGGCAAAAGTGCGGATGGCGGTTTTACCACTGCTGACCTCGGCGTTCACCGACACGGGCTGCAACATGAACACTCGGCCAGAGTTGCAAGCGGAGAAGGACGACCTGATGCAGCGAGCCCCGGCTTGGGCCAGGGCAGGGCGATCCTTGATTGTGGCCCACTATCGGCTGCGTCGGCTGTTCGCCGGCCACTATCTGCCGTCTCCTCCCTACAATTACTCCATCTATACGCACTCCCACCCGGATCAACGCCAGGAATTTTCGGTCCTGAAGCCGCAGTTTCGTTGGGATCGCGTCGCCGCCCCTGCTCCTGAGATTGTGCCAGCCCCGCAGGAAGTGGTCGAGAGGCCGGCCCTAGCGATCGGGACGCGCGGTGGGCTAACCTCCGGGACTCCCGAGAAGGACTTGCCCGCTCGGTTGGCACCCTGA
- a CDS encoding RtcB family protein encodes MNSQDLIRLGVPPGESMRRGIEFISKYILKGLDRSALAGEVEAVVRNPAEFVKDTLRGEFAKSLLRSNRVLQESKAEWHQWGEGLEPEAINQIARACQLPISVAGALMPDAHVGYGLPIGGVLATENAVIPYAVGVDIACRMKMTVLDLPVRDLDKHREKLTKAIEVETRFGVGSTFKDRRQHEVMDRDWTVSPIARQNKDRAWSQLGTSGSGNHFVEFGVFTVEQAVGGLPPGEYVALLSHSGSRGTGAAVCDHYSKLAMEQHAELPREHKHLAWLSMDSEAGQEYWAAMELMGAYAAANHSLIHRHLAEHLRLSVLLDVENHHNFAWKERHHIGGVDREVIVHRKGATPAGQGVLGIIPGSMATPGFLVRGKGESRSLRSASHGAGRIMSRTKAIESFEWEKVNRVLKERGVRLISAGLDEVPGVYKDIHSVMAAQQDLVEVLGRFDPRLVKMAPHGERPED; translated from the coding sequence ATGAACAGCCAAGATCTCATCCGATTGGGGGTGCCGCCTGGGGAATCGATGCGACGGGGGATTGAGTTTATCTCCAAGTACATTCTCAAGGGATTGGATCGCTCCGCTTTGGCGGGCGAGGTTGAGGCGGTCGTTCGTAATCCCGCGGAGTTCGTGAAGGATACGCTGCGTGGTGAATTTGCCAAGTCGCTCCTGCGTTCGAATCGGGTTCTCCAGGAATCCAAGGCGGAGTGGCATCAGTGGGGAGAGGGGCTTGAGCCTGAAGCGATCAACCAGATTGCGCGTGCCTGTCAGCTGCCCATCTCGGTGGCGGGAGCGTTGATGCCGGACGCTCATGTGGGCTACGGATTGCCGATCGGTGGTGTGCTGGCCACGGAGAACGCGGTGATTCCTTACGCCGTCGGGGTGGACATCGCGTGTCGAATGAAAATGACAGTCCTCGATCTCCCGGTGCGCGATCTGGACAAGCACCGCGAGAAGCTGACCAAGGCGATCGAGGTCGAAACCCGTTTTGGCGTGGGATCCACCTTTAAAGACCGACGGCAGCACGAGGTCATGGACCGCGACTGGACGGTCAGTCCGATCGCCCGGCAGAACAAGGATCGGGCGTGGTCTCAGTTGGGCACCAGCGGCAGCGGCAATCATTTTGTCGAGTTCGGGGTCTTCACCGTTGAGCAGGCGGTGGGCGGGCTTCCGCCCGGGGAGTATGTGGCCTTGCTGAGCCATAGCGGGAGTCGTGGCACGGGGGCCGCGGTGTGCGATCATTATAGCAAGCTCGCCATGGAGCAGCACGCCGAGCTGCCTCGCGAGCACAAGCACCTGGCTTGGCTCTCGATGGATTCGGAGGCGGGACAGGAATACTGGGCTGCGATGGAGTTGATGGGCGCGTATGCGGCGGCGAACCATTCGTTGATCCATCGTCATCTGGCAGAGCATTTGCGCCTGAGTGTCCTCCTGGACGTGGAGAACCACCATAACTTCGCCTGGAAGGAACGGCACCACATTGGAGGAGTGGACCGCGAAGTCATCGTGCATCGCAAGGGCGCCACGCCGGCGGGGCAGGGAGTTCTGGGGATCATCCCCGGATCGATGGCGACACCTGGCTTCCTGGTGCGCGGAAAAGGGGAATCCCGGAGCCTGCGATCCGCTTCGCATGGGGCTGGACGGATCATGAGCCGCACCAAAGCGATTGAGAGTTTTGAGTGGGAGAAGGTGAATCGAGTCCTGAAGGAACGCGGGGTGCGCCTGATCTCGGCTGGACTGGACGAGGTGCCGGGAGTCTACAAGGACATTCACAGCGTGATGGCAGCCCAGCAGGACTTGGTCGAGGTGCTCGGGCGCTTCGACCCTCGCTTGGTCAAGATGGCACCTCACGGGGAACGTCCGGAAGACTGA
- a CDS encoding thioredoxin family protein, whose product MNSFKLSIFVFLSLLPLILNAEAVKDREGAVRNDRAAMEADPRWKYNDVEAGFAEARRTGKPVLVVLRCVPCIACSGIDSAVLLKETDLAPLLDQFVCVRLINANALDLALFQFDYDLSFSTLFFNGDGTVYGRYGSWTHQKNAQDKTTSGYKRTLEAVLDLHRGYPGNKAQLTGKQGVPVRFKTPIDIPTLTGKYRLELDWNGKVVPSCVHCHQIGDAMRNVYRKELQPVPTEWIYSWPAPETIGLTLAEDQTARIAAVIPGSVAAMAGLLPGDEMVTLAGQALVSSADVSWVLHRAPTQGRLDAGIRRDGAQKVVTLSLPESWRSKTDLSQRVGSWSMRGMATGGLLLKEVSDGDRKELGLPSEGLALRVDFVGQYGKHAAGKKAGFQKDDVIVELEGKADRLTESQWMAYVLQNKKVGESMPVTVLRGQARERLKLQLPSQ is encoded by the coding sequence GTGAACTCCTTTAAATTGAGCATTTTTGTGTTTCTCAGTCTCCTCCCGCTGATACTGAATGCCGAGGCGGTGAAGGATCGAGAGGGTGCGGTACGCAACGACCGCGCCGCGATGGAGGCGGATCCACGGTGGAAGTACAACGACGTGGAGGCGGGGTTTGCCGAAGCTCGGCGAACGGGCAAGCCGGTTCTGGTGGTGCTGCGTTGTGTACCCTGCATAGCTTGTTCCGGGATTGATTCGGCCGTCCTTCTGAAGGAGACGGATCTGGCTCCTCTGCTGGACCAGTTTGTTTGCGTCCGCCTGATCAACGCCAATGCCCTCGATCTCGCCCTCTTTCAATTCGATTACGACCTCTCCTTTTCGACTCTCTTTTTCAATGGTGACGGAACGGTCTACGGCCGTTACGGATCCTGGACTCACCAGAAGAACGCCCAGGACAAGACCACTTCGGGTTACAAGCGCACTCTGGAAGCTGTTCTTGATCTGCATCGAGGCTACCCTGGCAACAAAGCTCAACTGACGGGGAAACAGGGTGTTCCGGTGCGTTTCAAGACCCCGATCGATATTCCGACCCTCACCGGCAAATATCGGCTGGAACTGGACTGGAATGGCAAGGTCGTGCCCAGCTGTGTTCATTGCCATCAGATCGGGGACGCTATGCGGAATGTCTACCGCAAGGAGCTCCAGCCGGTTCCCACAGAGTGGATCTACTCTTGGCCCGCGCCGGAGACCATCGGCCTCACTTTGGCGGAAGATCAGACGGCGAGAATTGCAGCGGTAATTCCGGGATCCGTCGCAGCGATGGCTGGGCTCCTGCCGGGAGATGAAATGGTGACCTTGGCTGGACAAGCCCTGGTGTCCAGCGCCGATGTCAGCTGGGTGTTGCATCGCGCTCCCACCCAAGGACGACTCGATGCTGGGATCCGTCGGGACGGCGCCCAGAAGGTTGTCACACTCTCGCTACCGGAGAGTTGGCGATCGAAGACGGATCTCTCGCAGCGGGTTGGCTCCTGGTCCATGCGGGGGATGGCAACCGGAGGTCTGCTTTTGAAGGAGGTTTCGGATGGAGATAGAAAGGAACTCGGGCTTCCGTCGGAGGGGCTCGCCTTGAGGGTTGATTTTGTAGGGCAGTATGGGAAGCACGCCGCCGGCAAGAAGGCGGGTTTCCAGAAAGACGACGTGATTGTCGAGCTCGAGGGCAAGGCCGACCGCCTGACGGAAAGCCAATGGATGGCCTATGTGCTCCAGAATAAAAAGGTCGGAGAGTCCATGCCGGTGACCGTGCTCCGGGGGCAGGCTCGAGAGCGGCTGAAACTTCAGCTGCCCAGTCAGTAG
- a CDS encoding DUF455 family protein, translating to MELREFAEQVLFATTLEAKLDTPGTVTDENPGSAMVAPVSPGRPAGLGFKPQGGGGGDFPGLHRLEHEQERGRLLHFFANHELLATELMALVLLRFPDAPAAFRRGVFQTLKDEQEHTRMYLRRMKACGIEFGQLPVSGYFWRSVSSMESPMDYVAGLSLTFEQANLDFCRHFAQGFQAVGDAETAGLLDRIYRDEIAHVAYGLKWFRRWKNPNDSDWEAFCRQLKFPLSPNRAKGGRLNVDGRKAAGFDLRFIDELNVFSRSKGRTPSVFWFNPFSEGRIAHGKSFTPVKAQQCLAADLANLPQFLARLDDVVLVPQRPSVAFLSQIKLAGFPLPEFVEWDGRSLRPGSPVLERKLGRLRPWAWGPDSVEALAQLFPQVTGETRTAAGSFSERIAPLYSKAWSADFLRRHLSRWSGEGWVCGEFEVGRTVDTLNDALAAIAEIRSAGHHRVVVKEALGLAGQGMMRLWEPDVLESQRRWMGNVLESGGRLVVEPWLEREIDFSVQWESEASGLRLVGYTGLLNDPGGQFRANWATPHHDRRPPAEVVMALRALRDGARRLQAIFEEVRIALQPELRAADYRGPLGIDAFLYRNSAGDLRLKPVVEINPRYTMGRLTLEMMTRVHHASTGRFRLVNRSQLRSEGDESFWAYARRLTEADPVVLEGEPVPRIRRGTLPLNDPSAAQAYLALLEVK from the coding sequence ATGGAACTGCGCGAGTTTGCCGAGCAGGTTCTGTTCGCCACCACCTTGGAGGCGAAACTGGACACCCCTGGGACAGTCACGGACGAAAATCCGGGTAGCGCGATGGTTGCGCCGGTGAGTCCTGGTCGACCTGCCGGGCTTGGCTTCAAACCTCAGGGAGGAGGGGGTGGAGATTTTCCTGGCCTGCATCGGCTGGAGCATGAGCAGGAGCGTGGGCGGCTGCTTCATTTTTTTGCGAATCACGAGCTGTTGGCCACTGAGCTGATGGCCTTGGTCCTGCTCCGGTTTCCGGACGCGCCGGCTGCCTTTCGTCGCGGCGTGTTTCAGACTTTGAAGGATGAGCAGGAGCATACCCGCATGTATCTGCGGCGGATGAAGGCATGCGGCATTGAGTTTGGCCAGCTGCCGGTGAGCGGCTACTTCTGGCGCTCGGTATCCAGCATGGAGAGCCCGATGGATTACGTGGCCGGGCTCAGTTTGACGTTCGAGCAGGCCAATTTGGACTTTTGCCGCCACTTCGCTCAGGGGTTTCAGGCGGTTGGCGATGCGGAAACAGCCGGACTTTTGGACCGGATCTACCGTGATGAGATTGCGCATGTTGCGTACGGACTGAAATGGTTCCGACGCTGGAAGAATCCGAACGACAGCGACTGGGAAGCATTCTGTCGGCAGCTGAAGTTTCCGCTTTCGCCCAATCGTGCGAAAGGCGGTCGGCTGAATGTCGATGGTCGAAAAGCGGCCGGGTTCGATCTGCGGTTCATCGATGAGCTGAATGTCTTTTCCCGTTCCAAGGGGCGCACTCCCTCGGTCTTTTGGTTCAATCCATTTTCCGAAGGACGCATCGCTCACGGCAAGTCCTTCACCCCCGTCAAAGCCCAGCAGTGTTTGGCGGCGGACCTAGCCAACCTGCCTCAGTTTCTTGCGCGGCTGGATGACGTGGTCTTGGTGCCTCAACGGCCGTCGGTTGCGTTTCTCAGTCAGATCAAGCTAGCCGGCTTCCCCCTCCCGGAATTCGTCGAATGGGATGGACGCTCGTTGCGACCGGGGAGTCCGGTTCTGGAGCGCAAGCTGGGGCGGCTGCGTCCGTGGGCTTGGGGGCCGGACAGCGTGGAGGCCCTGGCTCAGCTCTTTCCTCAAGTGACGGGTGAAACCCGCACCGCGGCCGGTTCATTCTCCGAGCGGATAGCTCCTTTATACTCCAAAGCCTGGAGCGCCGATTTCCTGCGACGGCACCTGAGCCGGTGGTCAGGAGAGGGATGGGTGTGCGGGGAGTTCGAAGTCGGACGAACGGTCGATACCCTGAACGATGCTTTGGCCGCGATCGCTGAGATTCGTTCGGCCGGACATCACCGGGTGGTGGTGAAAGAGGCCCTTGGTCTGGCGGGGCAGGGGATGATGAGGTTGTGGGAGCCGGACGTCCTGGAAAGTCAGCGCCGCTGGATGGGGAACGTGCTGGAGTCGGGCGGTCGCTTGGTGGTGGAACCCTGGCTGGAACGGGAGATCGACTTTTCCGTGCAGTGGGAGAGCGAAGCCAGCGGTCTGCGGTTAGTAGGTTATACAGGTTTACTGAATGATCCAGGAGGTCAATTTCGGGCGAATTGGGCAACGCCGCATCATGATCGGCGACCGCCTGCCGAGGTGGTGATGGCGCTTCGAGCGCTGCGCGATGGGGCCCGACGATTGCAGGCGATCTTTGAGGAAGTGCGGATCGCACTCCAGCCTGAGTTGAGGGCGGCGGACTATCGGGGACCTTTGGGAATCGATGCGTTCTTGTATCGGAATTCCGCCGGAGACCTCCGACTGAAACCCGTGGTGGAAATTAACCCGCGTTATACCATGGGGCGCCTCACGCTCGAAATGATGACCCGGGTTCATCACGCGAGCACCGGGCGATTCCGGTTGGTGAATCGGTCGCAGCTGCGATCGGAGGGGGACGAGAGCTTTTGGGCTTATGCCCGTCGGCTGACCGAAGCAGATCCAGTGGTGCTGGAAGGCGAGCCAGTGCCCCGGATTCGACGAGGGACGTTGCCGTTGAACGATCCATCGGCCGCTCAAGCTTACCTGGCCCTGTTGGAAGTGAAGTGA